The Prunus dulcis chromosome 5, ALMONDv2, whole genome shotgun sequence genomic sequence GTCAAAGAGATCAGTCATGTACTccgacaaaattgaaaattttaaaaatcagaTCAGTCATTCGAAAGCAAGCGtccattttctttctcctttttattttatattgtcAGCATTGACTAGTGTTTGTATATCCTTCATCAATCATCAACCCAAATATTCTTTCTTaggtgtaattttttttcagtgAAAAATAGGTTCACGCAAATTAAGTATAAACTAAATCTCTGGTTTtgacatttatatataaaaataaattttttaacgATGAATTTTGAGAGTGGATCTTGACCTTACGGCACTCATCTTTACAAGTTATTGATCCACCAGTTTCTATGGGTACGATTGGTAGTTGGAGGTCGTTTTCcacatttaataattttattaaattaaacaattcaTAGGTACTGCGACATTCATTCTATAACTCAACTTTTAATCCAAAATGATTCATTAGAAATTCAAATGTCACACCATGTCCTCCAACACCCATGGCCTCCCACTTCACACTCACAAGCCCTCTCGCCGAACCACCGCGAATCGCATCTTTGCGGTGGTTTATGGGTGTGCCACCTTAGCCCTACTTTCTCACCAtgcactctctctcctcaactCCACAACCCTCACCTCCTTCTTCATAACCCTCACCTTCCTCATCTCGGACTCCATCCTTGCTTTCATGTTCGCCACCACACAGTCTTTCCACATGCGTCCGATTTATCGCAAGGAATTCCCCGAAAACCTCAGAAGGGTCGTCAAAGAATCGGATTTTCCAGCACTGGACGTGTTCATAAGCACTGCCGATCCCCACAAAGAGCCCCCAATGAACGTTGTGAACACGGCCTTATCGGTCATGGCCTATGATTATCCGATACAGAAAGTTTCAGTGTACGTTTCGGATGACGGGGGCTCGGCTCTGACTCTCTTTGCTCTCATGGAGGCTGCCAAGTTTGCAAGCCATTGGTTACCTTTCTGCAGGAACAACAACATAGTTGAGTGCAGCCCGGAAGCTTATTTTGCCATAGATCGTGATTCTCACCTTTCTGATCAAGTTGAGAATATTAAGGTAAAATAATGTTacatactaattttttttttctttttaaaaatttacaTGGGTAGGTAAGATAGACGGCTAAAagattatgtatttatattcACAGGTGATGTACAAAAGAATGAAAGCGAGGGTTAAAAATGTAACTGAGAGAGGTAAAGTTGCCCACGAATATATAACCGGAGAAGAAGAAATCCAGGCTTTTAACAAATGGACGGAGGAATTTACCCGCCAAGATCACCCCACTGTCATTCAGGTAAATGTAATTGATATTGCTAAACATATCTGACTTTGTCAAcactaaaaaaatttcatttcgcCAACGAATTCTACCCCAATAGtatgaaagggaaaaaaatcaaaaaaatccaTTCCATTAAAATCTTTTTGCCAATAACCGCGAGCAGGTTTTATTGGAAAGTAACAAAGACAAAGACATCACAGGCAATTTAATGCCAAACCTAATATATGTCTCAAGAGAAAAAAGCAAGACATCAACCCACCATTTCAAGGCTGGTGCGCTTAATGTCCTGGTAAGCTTCTTTACATAAATAactaattttgaaattttgaacatAATTTATGTTACTCATTTTACTgacttactttttttttaatttttttatttataataattataaatgaaaGCTTCGAGTTTCAGCCATCATGACCAATGCGCCAATAATTTTGACCCTAGATTGTGACATGCACTCTAATGACCCTCAAACTACACGTCGTGCGTTATGCTACATATTAGACCCTGAAGTTCGACCCAAGCTAGGCTACGTCCAATTTCCTCAGCTTTTTCGTGGCATTAACAAAAACGACATATATGCATGCGAACACAAGCGTCTGTTTCAAATTGATCCAATGGGAATGAATGGGCTCTCTGGATCAAATCATTTGGGAACAGGCTGCTTTTTTACTAGAAGAGCATTTTTTGGAGGCCCCTCAAATTTTTTGCCTCCTGAAATCCCTCAGCTAAGTCCTAACAATTTAGTGGACAAGCACATTTGGTCTTCGGAGGTTATGGAATTGGCATATTGTGTTGCTGCTTGCAATTATGAGAACAATACCAATTGGGGCTTGAAGGTAAGTCAACTAAACCTTTGGTTACTATAGAATAATGCTAGAGGGATCGTATTTTCTAATCACATTAACATACAAGACGATTTGACTATCAATGTGTATTCGTTGCATTATTTAGTAGCACATAATTAAGATGAATAAGATGAAGCCCAAACATCACTTTCCCTGATTGCATTTGGTTCCCTATCCTACCTCAGCATTTTTGAGGCATTTTGTCGAACATGTTGCCTCATACTCATGATCAACATCAAAAGAACATCGAGCAATTTCATGAGAAGCAACAACAGTGGTATATTGATAAGTTATGTTGTTTTAATTGTGCAGATAGGTGTAAGGTATGGCTCACTGGTGGAGGATTACTTCACTGGCTATCGTTTGCAGTGTGAGGGATGGAAGTCAATATTTTGTCATCCTGATAGGGCAGCATTTTATGGAGATGTCCCAATCAACCTTGTTGAAGTGCTGAACCAAAACAAGCGATGGGCCATAGGCCTCCTTGAGGTGGCTTTCTCCAAATTCAGTCCAATCACATTTGGCACTCGGGCCATGGGCCCTTTGATGGGCCTTGCTTATGCTCACTCTGGATTTTGGCCCATTTGGTCAATTCCAATAACCTCGTATGCCTTCCTCCCCCAGCTAACTCTCCTCAATGGTGTCACTATCTTCCCGAAGGTAATAACATACAAgcattaataaaattatttgtaccACATCAACATGAAATTCATGTATATATGGATAATGCTATTAATAAATGTGGTACATGTGTGTCTTCAGTATGTGTTCAATTTGATAAGATTTACGTGCTAACATTGCAGGTTTCAGAGCCATGGTTTCTCTTGTACGTGTATCTTTTCCTCGGAGCATACATTCAAGACTTCCTAGACTTTGTGTTAGCCGGAGGAACATTCCATAGGTGGTGGAATGACCAAAGGATGTGGATCATTAGGGGACTCTCAAGCTACCTGTTTGGGTTGATTGAGTTCTTGCTCAAGTACTCAGGCATTTCCACACATGGGTTTAATCTGACAAGCAAAGTCCTTGACAAAgaccaaagaaaaagatatgAACAAGGGACCATGGAGTTTGGAGTCCCATCGCCCTTGTTTGTGCCCCTAACAATGGCTGCCATTGTCAACTTGGTTGCCTTTGCTTGGGGCCATGTAGAGGTTTTCAGAggcaacaacaataataatctGGAGGGATTGTTTGTGCAGATGTTTATTGCTGGTTTTGGCGTAGTGAACTGCATTCCAATTTATGAAGCCATAATTTTTAGGAGTGATGGGGGAAAAATTCCTAGGAAAACTAGCGTTGTTGCAACATTTCTAGTATTTCTTCTTTATCTGGCAGCTCATGTTACTCTAAGGAACTCAGCTGCCAAAAGTGTATTTTGTCAATCAACAATTTTATAGTGAACATTGCACGTTTCACTGTGATATAGATTTATACGTTGAATTTAATAGGGTATAACAAATGGTCGATATGTCCGAGTGGTTAAGGAGACAGACTTGAAATCTGTTGGGCTTCGCCCGCGCAGGTTCGAACCCTGCTGTCGACGACGATTTTtagactttttgttttttgttttttgttttgggtgtgAATTATTGTAAATTGTGCTCAGAAAATAGTGTGATTTTCCCATTCAACAAGAAGAACCCATTACCACATTTATAATACATGTTGTGAACTTCCAGTTCAAAAAAGGTACTTCAAATTACACTCAACTCTCTCGATCGAGGTTTATGACAATTACATATTTGCAGACACCTTCGTTGAGGTTTAAGAAAAAACAAGCTGACCTTCTCTCCCATTCCCTAATTCGAAATATAACTATAGTCTTTCATCTAGCTAGTTGCTCCGCCAAAACTGGAATGCTCACTCAGAACTGTTGCTAAAAGAAGATGTCAATTGGCACGTGATTGTTCTCTCATTCAGCACTATCACGTGTAGTTGGGCATAGTAACCCATACGTGTGCACGTACATGCCTTCTTATTTGtggagaaagagatggaaACATGATTTGTCTCATGACAAATCATGCGTTTGGATACACACAACAACTGGCTCTCTCAAATCTTCATCAGTATAATGCCCAGATGACATGCCAGAGTCCCTCAAAATTGCACCCCGACCCTCACTTGACGAACCCTCAACTGGTGTTGTTACATTTGAAGTGACATTACTGACCAATTGATGCTGTTGTTGATGTTGTTGGTCCAATAATATAATCCCAGGACTATGGTTGGAGATTATTATGCTAGGGTTGTGCTGTCCTGGACTGGACGCACTAGGTGGTGCCTGTAGTGCAGGACTATCAAGCTTGGTACTGATGGGGATCACAGAGCATCTACAAAGTGGGCAAGTTGTGTTGTTGTGTAGCCAGTGATGTATGCAATCAACATGAAACACGTGTCTGCACGATATAACCTGCAGCAACTCCTCTTCCATTTCGAAATCTCCCAAGCAAACACAGCATCTGtcacaaaaccaaattttggCTTATAACCAACCCAATTTTAGCCTAACTTGAAATTTGgtaatttgatcaatttcaGAAGACAGAGCAAACACTTAGAAAAAGCACCAAATTAAAAAGTGGCCAGAAAGATAGAGCAGTAGTTAATAAGAGGCTGTTCATTGGTGCTGAGATTTCAGTGTTGTTTATCCACTTTGAGTGAAGAATCTTAGAAAGCGATTGCACACACAATTGTATTCAAACTTTATTCACGTTTTGTCTCCTCCAAAGATGTCTTGTCATATATTCTACtacttccttctctctctctctctctctctctctctctctctctttctcaaaagcacatatgagaaaatagTGGTTGCCATGAGAGGTTCTAAACTGACATGGGAAGAGAATTAAAGGTTCTTACTTCTACCATGCTAGCCTTTTTAGGCCATAACTGgttgcaagaataaaattggttGATCACTAGGATATGTCCTTGTCTAAGTATGCAGAAAAACTTTCTTGTAATGGGGA encodes the following:
- the LOC117628804 gene encoding cellulose synthase-like protein G3 — protein: MSSNTHGLPLHTHKPSRRTTANRIFAVVYGCATLALLSHHALSLLNSTTLTSFFITLTFLISDSILAFMFATTQSFHMRPIYRKEFPENLRRVVKESDFPALDVFISTADPHKEPPMNVVNTALSVMAYDYPIQKVSVYVSDDGGSALTLFALMEAAKFASHWLPFCRNNNIVECSPEAYFAIDRDSHLSDQVENIKVMYKRMKARVKNVTERGKVAHEYITGEEEIQAFNKWTEEFTRQDHPTVIQVLLESNKDKDITGNLMPNLIYVSREKSKTSTHHFKAGALNVLLRVSAIMTNAPIILTLDCDMHSNDPQTTRRALCYILDPEVRPKLGYVQFPQLFRGINKNDIYACEHKRLFQIDPMGMNGLSGSNHLGTGCFFTRRAFFGGPSNFLPPEIPQLSPNNLVDKHIWSSEVMELAYCVAACNYENNTNWGLKIGVRYGSLVEDYFTGYRLQCEGWKSIFCHPDRAAFYGDVPINLVEVLNQNKRWAIGLLEVAFSKFSPITFGTRAMGPLMGLAYAHSGFWPIWSIPITSYAFLPQLTLLNGVTIFPKVSEPWFLLYVYLFLGAYIQDFLDFVLAGGTFHRWWNDQRMWIIRGLSSYLFGLIEFLLKYSGISTHGFNLTSKVLDKDQRKRYEQGTMEFGVPSPLFVPLTMAAIVNLVAFAWGHVEVFRGNNNNNLEGLFVQMFIAGFGVVNCIPIYEAIIFRSDGGKIPRKTSVVATFLVFLLYLAAHVTLRNSAAKSVFCQSTIL
- the LOC117628805 gene encoding probable E3 ubiquitin-protein ligase RHA4A translates to MGSLPQTPASSTNSHLYPQALQLKLYQAFIFSIPILFSIILFLLFYLFYLKRRASTLSSSPPILPRSYQDQSAATTYHVSSDCPVGLKGELKEKLQAILFDEEQRKKDAQCCVCLGDFEMEEELLQVISCRHVFHVDCIHHWLHNNTTCPLCRCSVIPISTKLDSPALQAPPSASSPGQHNPSIIISNHSPGIILLDQQHQQQHQLVSNVTSNVTTPVEGSSSEGRGAILRDSGMSSGHYTDEDLREPVVVCIQTHDLS